AATTTCGAAACTTACAGAAAATTGGCTTCATCTATCATCAATGGGGAAAGAGGCATGGGGTAGGGCAAGGGTATTTTAGGTTAAGGAGATTTAAAGGACATaagtgagccaggtgtggtggctcacgcctgtaatcccagcactttgggaagccaaggcaggtggatcacttgaggccaggagtttgagaccagcctggctaacatggggaaaccccgtctctagtaaaaatacaaaaattagccaggagtggtggtgggcacctgtaatcccagctactcgggaggctgaggcagcagaatcacttgaacccaggaggtggaggctgcagtaagctgagattgcaccactgcactccagtctaggcaacagagcgagactccatctcaaaaaataaaataaaataaaaaataaaggacttAAGTGTAAGAGGTAGTGCTTGACTGGATTCTAAACAGCTATAGGCAGGGCGTAATCCCACACTCTAAGAGGCTGAggaggtagaattgcttgagcccaggagtttgagaccagcctaggcaacatagggaaacctcatctctataaaaattttaaaacaagccaGAGTCATCTGCcatggcttgcacctgtaatctcagcactttggaaggctgaggtgggaggactgcttgagcccaggagttcgagaccagcctgggcaacacagtgagaccttaatctctaaaataaataaataaataaaaaacactagctgggcacggtggcacatgcctgtagtcccagctactcaggagactgaggtgggaagactgcttgagccagggaggtcaaggctacagtgagttgtgattgtaccactgcactccagcccgggtgacaaagtgaaaccatgtctcaaacCAAAACCAGCTATAAAAGACACCTGgaagtcaggtgcagtggctcatacctgtaatcccagcactttgggaggccaaggcaggttgatcacttgagcccaggagttcgagaccatcctgggcaacacagtgagaccccatctctacaaaaaattttaaaaattagccaggcaagtatacacatgtaacaaacctgcatgttatgcacatgtaccctagaacttaaagtataataaaaaaaaaaaaaaaaaaaaaattagccaggcatggtggcacacacctgtagtctctgctacttgggaggctgaggtggaagaattgcgtaagtccaggaggttgaggctgcattgagccatgttCATTCCACTGTacttcagactgggtgacagagaaagaccccgtctcttaaaaaaaagtaaaaaatcaaaagacaccGGCAACTATTTGGGGAAATCTGAATTTGGAATGGATGTTAATGACACTGGGGGATTatagttattttgtttgtttatttttaagacagtctcactctgtcacctaggctggagtgcagtgctacagtctttggtcactgcaacctccacttctctgactcaagtgatcttcccacctcagcctcccaattagctgggattacaggcaagcaccaccatgcccagctaatttttgtatttttggtagagaaaaggtttcaccgttttgcccaggctggtcttgaactactgggtgCAAGctatccaccagcctcagcttcccaaactgttgggactacaagtgtgaacCAACATGGCAGGCCAGATTATAGTTATTTTTGTGAAATATGATAAACTTACTGTGGTTGTGTAGAAAAAGGCCTTCTTTTTAGGGGCGATGTATGCAAACATTTAGGAGTGAAATGTCTTGACATTtgtaatatactttaaaatagtaattGTAAAGCAAAAGATGTTAATTATGGATGTTAATTACATGGATATTATGgccttttttcctgctttccttgAATAAAGCTGTGTTTCTACATTCACTGTATATGTATGTACGCAGGAAAACTACATGTATGGTGACTATAGCTGGTTAGCTCCAGGGAAGACTAGAATTGGACACATGGGTAAAAAAGGCAGATCAAACAAGATCggcaagaaaacagaaacacagcagAATACGCAGATGGTGCACCAACCTTAACATATTCAACCGCTCTTGGAGAAAAATCACAGGCATAGGCAAAGATATTCGGATCTTCTTCTAAAAGTGGGAATAAACAGTTTCCAACCCCACAGCCAGCTTCAAGTATTGTTAACTTTTGATCTTCAAACTGGGGAAAGATAGCTCAAAGTTATAGCACATTACATTTgcataatgaagaaataaaccaaACTAAAAGGTCCAGAATATGCGAGGTCTCTGACCCCATGAAGGAGACCATCAACAAGTAAACTAATAAGCAAAAGCTATTACTGGTACTTCATTTGTCATCCAACATTAACAGTTTGGTGTGGAGGAAAAAAACAGCACAATAGCTCCGGAATTAAACTGCCAGCACTCAAATCTCAACTCCTCCCCTGCATTCTatccttgggcaaatcacttaaacagctctgtgcctcaattttacCTTGGGGACAAATGAGTACAATACTAATACTTATACTTCACAGAGCCGGTATAAGGGTCAAATGATAGGACACGTAGAAAAGAGCCATGGTAAATAGTTCACTAACatgaactattattattattattttgagtatgTCACTGAAGTCACTCAGtatgaatttatattttggtttttaaatttttaatgtttaaatttttaaaaattcagaacatatggtctcactatgctgcctagACGGCTAATTCACattggctattcacaggcacaagccgcctgcctgagcctcttgaTTAGCTGGTGatagccaccatacctggctcttgaatttaatatataatgtttacAACTATCAGATCaacttaaagaaacagaaaacgtCCACTAAAGTTCTCTTTCCTATATGTCAACCAAATCAGAAACTGCTAAAACTTTGACGTTAAGACCGAACAGTATATATCTCTCCTAAAATGCAAAGCATTTTGATAGACTTCTTTAATTCTCTGCCTCGCACTCTCCCTAGGAATGCAATACACAGCACacctcttcacattttttttttttttttttttttttgagacatagtctcgctctgtcaccaggttggagtgcaatggcgcgatctcggctcactgccatctctgcctcccgggttcaagcgattctcctgcctcagcctcccaagtagctgggacgataggcgtgcaccaccacacctatctaatttttgtatttttagtaaagacagggtttcatcatgttggccaggatagtctcaatctcttgacctcgtgatccgcctgcctcggcctccccaggtactgggattacaggcatgagccaccgcactgggccctcttcacattttaaattaagaacaGCTCAGATAAGGCGTAATATTAGCTTACCTCTCTACATGATCTTAGCTCCTCAAACTCTCTGGTGGTCCAGTGTCTGTCTTTGAAGAAAttagtgctatttcttttgtaaaaaagaTCCCAGTTTTTCTGAGCCTCTTGTTCCAATTTGTGCTGTTTAAAATCAGACACCAAAGTTCGGTCTCTTTTCAGTTTCTCCTCTTCTTCAGAGCTGAGAACCCTTGCCTGCAGCCCCTTCCTTGGCAAAGAAGTCATCTCAGAAACTGAAGGTAACACTTAACACAGCTGAAGATTCTCCATCCCCAAATAATATGAATCCATGCTAATGGATCAGATGCATTTCCTCAGGTGAGTTTCACGCCTCAAACAGCACAGGGGCTTCGCAgacaaaagaatgagattctggtTAGTGGTTCTAGAACGGTTCAAGACGCCAGGTTCAATTCACCAAATGTTTATGAGATGCAgactgtacaaaaaaaaaaatcctccccgCTATATGAGAGGTCACAAAGAAGACAAAGACAACAGTCCCTAACTTCAGAGGGCTTAAATTAATTCAGTGGCCAGGACTATCTCATGCACCATACTTTTATTCAAACCAGATGAGTCAACTATTACAATAAATCGAtttagtttagaaaaaaaaaggacgcTCTCACGAACTGACTGGGAAACCTTGCGAAGAAAATATTACTCAATTTTCGGTGCCCGCGAAAGGGGTGACTTAAAAACCACAATGGACTTAACTGGAAGCGGGTGGTCAATTGCCAGATACAAGTGAGGTCACCGTTTCCCAAGGGTCGGAGCTCCGTTTTTTCGGGGTAAATGAAGCTAAGCCTGGGTGGGCTCATTTCCTGACCGCACTCACAAGAGGCTGTCGTAGGAACCAGAGGGAACGTCACTTTTCAGGGACTGAGGCCCTCGCACCGCCATCACCGCGCAAAGTGGAGAAAGAGACCCAGTGACGCGTGGCTGAGGTCCCGAGGATCCCTCTCAGGACACTCAGGATAGACTAGGCCGCATGGGCCCCTGGACCCTGAGGAGGGCGTCCATGATGGCTAGCCGACCCGCGTTAATCTAGTCAGCCACGCTCAGGGATCACCATCATCAGTTCCTAAATTCACCTGTAGGGGTAGGGCCAGGCGCACTCACCCTACAGCCAGCCCCAGATCTCGGAGGCAGAATATGGGATGAACTGCGAAACAACCCTGAGTCAATTCTGAGGATCACAAATTGGGAATCTCCGGGAGGAGTTCTTTCGCCATGGCACCGCCCCCGCCACTTCCGCTAGGAACCCGGAAGTTCCTACCCGACGCCGGAAGTCCCGGGGCCTTGTCCGTTCAGACTCTTCCTTTATCCCGAGGCAGAGAACAGGACTTGCTTCTGGACCCGGGTGGGTGCCGGCTTTGCTCTCCTTGCCCCCTAGAGCGGTGTCCCGGGAGCACAGTCCTCCCAGACGCCAGCGCCGGAAGCTCCGATCGCGGCTGCGCCAGGAGAGCGCCGATCTGGGTGCGAGGCCGGTGCGGGGCCATGAATGGGACCGCGAACCCGCTGCTGGACCGCGAGGAACATTGCCTGAGACTCGGGGAGAGCTTCGAGAAGCGACCGCGGGCCTCCTTTCACACTATTCGTTGTAAGTCAGCGCTCCCCACGGTTCCCTTCGGCCGCTCAAGCCGCCACATGTCAACCTtgactccttcctttcttccctcggCCCTTCAGATTCCAGGGAACCCCCTGCCAGCGTCAGTTACTTTCTCTCGAACCCCCAATCCTTTGGGACCTCGAGTTGGCCCTTCTTTTACCCAGATTATTTCTCCCAAATCTTCGTCACTCCCTACTATTCTTCTACTTTATAGTCTCAAACACTAGTTCCAAAGGTCTTTGGCCTCGTTTTGGttccatccctcccctcccccgacGTCGCCCCTAAGGCAAACCTCCCTCCCCCAAGGCAAACCTCCCTCCCCCAAGGCAAACCTCCCCCCTCTTATCCGGGTCCACTTCGTCCTCGAaacccctcccctcctttccaaTGCTCCCATCAGGGTTCTCCACAGTTAAAAGACGCTTCTTGTTTATTACGACCCTCATCCACTCCCTCCGAAccccttctcttccctgcttTCCTCCTCCGACTTGGTTCTGGACTCCCAGATACTGCGCTTTGTCCCCTTTACAGCCAAAGAATTGGCATCCTCTCTGCGCCTCAGAGTTTTCTTCCATCTcctttctgtgcttcattttTGACTTGGATGTCTTTTGAGGTCACCTATACCATACGGGCTTTTCCTCCAGACCAAGTTCCTTGTGGGTAAAGAGTCAAATCAGAGTTCGTGAGCCTGGGATAGGTTAAAGATTGGTCTATGTTTGGAAGCAGAAGAGAGCAGGCGTAAGGAATGTCGAAATAGTCATTATGCCAGACCTTTTTCTACATGATTATAGACTCTGTTGAGAGTGCACTTCCACCCTATGTCCTGGGTGAAGGTTTGGCAGTTAGGAATTGGCTGACAGAGCATCCCTCCGTGATTCATGAACTTCTGGTTTCCGTGGCGCTAACGCtgttgttaagacttgtttttgtcagaggaCCTGATTGATGTGACTCAACACATGTGAAGAGGGCGTCTTAGATAATGAAATCCCATCTTTGTGTAGTCACTTGCCATGCCATTACTATGCTTCCTACTGACAGCAGATCCAGCTCTTTCAGAGAGGAGATTGGGAATGAGATAAGAACATCATTTCCTGAAGCGTTTACTAAGTTGATGTTCTCTTTTGGTGAAGGGCAATGTGGAATTTAAATCATACAGTTCATGTGTGCACCTGCCCTGCAGTTTGAGGCAGATGTGAATGTGAATTAAGATGGCTATTCATGTTGTACTCTAACTGCAGTTTAGAAACACGAGCAGGATAACTTGTGGAGATACAGTTAAGTTGTCTGCTATGAACTACAGAATTGTCTTGGTTAAAGCTGCAGAACTGGCTGAGAGTGGTGGCTGacactataatcccagtactttgggaggccgaggcgggcagatagcttgagcccaggagtttgagaccagcctgggcagcgtagGCCcatcactatttaaaaaaaaagaaagaaagaaaaaaaacagctaTGGAACTTGAGTATGGCAAATCCTAATTTTGACAGTTTCTATGCAGAGTGAAATCAGCTTTTGATGATGCTGTGGCCTTTCATATTTCATAGAGTT
This window of the Theropithecus gelada isolate Dixy chromosome 2, Tgel_1.0, whole genome shotgun sequence genome carries:
- the METTL6 gene encoding methyltransferase-like protein 6 isoform X3; amino-acid sequence: MTSLPRKGLQARVLSSEEEEKLKRDRTLVSDFKQHKLEQEAQKNWDLFYKRNSTNFFKDRHWTTREFEELRSCREFEDQKLTILEAGCGVGNCLFPLLEEDPNIFAYACDFSPRAVEYVKQNPLYDTERCKVFQCDLTKDDLLDHVPPGSVDVVMLIFVLSAVHPEKMHLVLENIYKNSWLSSLWTQVMKKW